Proteins found in one Paenibacillus dendritiformis genomic segment:
- a CDS encoding non-ribosomal peptide synthetase, translating into MDRNEIQNVYPLSPMQEGMLFYSLLQEDPGMYCLQLSLTIEGDLNLDAVQRSFDALLRKHDILRTIFVHEKLQKPRQIVLKERTAQVAFENLLDLSPEKRQERWEAYEREDRSRGFDLAKDVLFRLAVFRTGERSWRMLFTHHHIILDGWCFQIVMRDFFDIYATLLGNGMCSGEPSPPYSSYIQWLDRQDRDEALQYWRKRLEGYEQPSTVPARHAAKGGTYEKADYVQPLDEELQHSLTRLAQTCQVTLNTVMQAAWAIVLHRYNQADDVVFGAVVSGRPPEIEGIERMVGLFINTVPVRVRLRKEEAFSSLVQRVQRDMVEAEKYMYLSLADVQEQSPLKHRLLDHIIAYQNYPAQASDPEEEAALLKFTITGMHSREQTNYDFNLTIAPEEGLFMINYNAALYGPGPEEIQAIAQHYMAVLRQAAADPALPVEAMELADGEERRLLLELAALEGHGRPAQHTLDEYFERQAAARPEHAALIEGGTSMTYGELNSRANRLARRLRLKGVRPNVVVGMMTGRSADMIVGILAVLKAGGAYLPIDPAYPGERIAYMLADSAAALLLSDRASAASRALADFAGEVIQIEEETALECDDSNLERLAAPSDLAYIIYTSGSTGQPKGILTAHRNVERVVIDPGYIDISPDDRILQLSNYAFDGSIFDIFGALLNGASLVLVPKELMLDMEQLSAYISAQNITMFFTTTALFNTLVEVNAHALRGLRHVLFGGEQVTMSYVDKAFQVMGPGKIIHVYGPTESTVFATFYVVDRLASDSRTLPIGSPLRNTGALVLNEYGRLQPIGIPGELCITGEGLASGYVNRPELTAGRFVPCPYLDGERMYKTGDLVRWLPDGKLEYMGRIDHQVKIRGFRIEPDEIAHKLLLHKAVKEALVIPYKDEAGHASLCAYLVPEGEWSRADIRAHLSRALPDYMIPSCFVELDRFPLTPNGKIDRRLLPEPDAAMRAAAEYEAPLTEAEQKLAGLWQQLLGVERVGRHDHFFELGGHSLKATMLIARTAKLFEAPLPLQEVFARPVLRDMAALLDRTPRQRYETIRPAELRELYPASPAQKRIYVATQLDGADLSYNMPLLLRAPYPLDRQRVERSLEALAARHESLRTCIVRDGEELFLRVLPGVTVPLACQTAAEEEVRQIAAGWIRPFDLREAPLLRAGLIETGSGDSFLFLDMHHIISDGVSLDILLREFAQLYDDPHAPLDQLPVQYTDFAVWQHEQMETEPMRKQERYWLDRFAGDLPVLQLPTDFPRPSVQQFMGDTVEYALSRDMTEQLKRHAAENGTTLFLLLLAMYNVLLHKYSGQEDLVVGTPVTDRPFAELEGVVGLFVNTVPVRSFPQPDNTFGAFLEEMQRTVIEAYENQAYSADQLAESLNLRRDVSRSPLFETIFALQNVIEDAGASGTMGWTPVEMDHHAVQFDLAVEAAEYDGALVLRFEYSTSLFARTTIERMAAHFEQIVRTALERPEARIADIEIVTDAEKAQLLGSFAGAEARPLPYRTLAEQFEAQAEKMPDERAAVFRDDVMTYRELNSRANRLAHALRAKGVGPDDRVGLMTAPSFGTLIGIVGILKAGGAYVPIDPDYPAERIGGMLEDSGARLLVTQQGLQEGAASFAGEVLLLEDVEAAAAEALRESCRHGGDPLSEPGNPEPVNGPDDLAYVIYTSGSTGTPKGVMIEHRSVLHLADWFGHLYGLAPGQNVLHMTSSSFDVSVEETLVSLLHGATVVIAEKPHILVREQFIPFLNKHQIHLAQFVPATLQELLAGQAEQAPSLRAVLCGGERLDPVVAEKVLAQGYRLYNHYGPTETTVDATRYACVPEGKALLGRPVEGTEILVLDRHGKLAPIGVLGELCIAGTGLARGYLNRPELTAEKFVPHPYKPGERMYRSGDEARWLPDGNLEYLGRLDQQVKVRGYRIEPGEVSHQLLQHPAVREALVTADREEGGHAYLCAYLVTERECAVSDLRAHLSRSMPEYMIPSYFVKVEQFPLLPNGKIDVKALPAPDLADAGAEYVAPRSFIEETLAAIWQEVLGAERVGVYDHFFELGGHSLKVRLLTARIEKELQVDIPLKEVFARPVLEHLAAYVQEAQRHKRLEITPAGPREHYPASSAQQRMYAVSHLREARLSYNMPMAFRMKERLELSKVESAVQLLADRHESLRTSFHMIGEELVQRIAPHVRIPVHYWECQDESEAEQLLASWIQPFDLGQAPLFRAGLIHMRSGGDLLLLDMHHMISDGRSIDTLLEEFALICADQQEQLLPLPVQYKDFAVWQHERMNPEQMAEHERFWLDSFAGDIPVLQLPADRPRPPLQQFEGEVVTAELPPELTASIKRLSAACGATVFMTLLAAYNVLLSKYSGQEDIVIGTPVSGRPQAELEQVVGMFVDMLPIRSRPQADLTFRSYVEDVKDRVLLALEHQEYPLHEWFDKLALRRDGSRNPLFDTVFSFAAGGGASSFAGTPAALEWKVSKFDLTLEAVEEKDGIHLHFEYSASLFDHGTIERMARHFIQLVSVMTEFPDRKLADAEMISEEERAELDSFNRTWTEYPAGRTVQELFEEQAERAPEQTAAVFGDRFLTYRELNNKANRLARVLRSKGVVPDQPVGLKAGPSLEMLIGILGIMKAGGAYVPIDPGYPAERIRHMLNDSGARILLTEAGEDGGGSCETIGLTPFLQHEGESSNPEAASGPEHLAYIVYTSGSTGVPKGVMIEQRSLVNLVYWHNRTFRITSGDRSAKFAGVGFDASVWEIFPYLIAGSAIHLIDEATRKNIYLLNEHLETHSISVCFLPTALCEQFIRIENRSLRLLLTGGEKMHSAPEHTAYTLVNNYGPTENTVVTTSVEIRDKSERIPIGRPIHNCQIYIMDRHMRPQPIGIPGEICIAGAGLARGYMNLPELNAERFVAHPSVPGAKMYRSGDIGRWLPDGTVEFLGRQDNQVKVRGHRIEPGEITRQLMRIPAIREATVVAREDGQRQTYLCAYFSAVQPMDIPKLRSTLADVLPEYCIPAFLVQVKEIPVTANGKIDHQALPEPYEFLSGSAPFAAPHNAVERELRDIWSAVLDIPADSISVRDSFLELGGNSINILKLLSMSVSKQWNVSIQDYFELKTIENIARKIMEPSRSISLDAPEFRIDLKQMAKKRRPLPLTEGSRVLLTGATGFLGIHLLDDMLEQTESVICCLVRGSDQAAAEARLLEAVGYYHPDKFSRYAAALGERILVINGDITLERMGLTPSEYADLERGIDQIVHAAAMTKHFGDYREFEQFNIGGTEAVLRLAAAGKRLHYISTMSVSGHVAQGEGEVSFREDDYFIGQEFTDNVYVKSKFLAEGLVLNAIREERVDASVYRVGLITGRQADGLVQSNIADNAFTNTLETIFRLGAVSEDIHKEQIDFSPVDRCSAAILALIQSASEQPGIPVYHIYNPHKMTIPQFFRLAGIEIGVMANERYDEWIASVSDDRERFEDLMGFMYYNVEIREEYQALVRTDSAYTQACLEEGGFTWAPPAEAYARKLMQQLRNKGYFMPRQKEGAIS; encoded by the coding sequence TTGGATAGAAATGAAATCCAGAATGTATATCCGTTATCCCCTATGCAGGAAGGGATGCTATTTTACTCACTGCTTCAGGAAGATCCCGGCATGTATTGCTTGCAATTATCGTTAACGATCGAGGGAGATTTGAATCTGGACGCAGTTCAGCGCAGCTTCGATGCGCTGCTGCGCAAGCATGACATCCTCCGGACGATCTTCGTGCATGAGAAGCTGCAGAAGCCGCGGCAGATTGTCCTGAAGGAGAGGACAGCCCAGGTTGCGTTTGAAAATTTGCTGGACCTGTCCCCGGAGAAGCGGCAGGAGCGATGGGAAGCCTATGAGCGGGAGGACCGGAGCAGAGGCTTTGATTTGGCCAAGGACGTGCTGTTTCGCTTGGCGGTCTTTCGCACCGGCGAACGCAGCTGGCGAATGCTCTTCACCCATCACCATATCATTCTGGACGGCTGGTGCTTTCAGATTGTGATGCGCGATTTTTTCGACATCTACGCAACCCTGCTGGGCAACGGCATGTGCAGCGGAGAACCGTCTCCTCCTTACAGCAGCTATATTCAATGGCTGGACAGGCAGGATCGGGATGAAGCCTTGCAGTATTGGCGGAAGCGTCTGGAAGGGTACGAGCAGCCGAGCACGGTACCCGCGCGCCATGCTGCGAAGGGCGGAACGTATGAAAAGGCGGATTACGTGCAGCCCCTGGACGAGGAACTGCAGCACAGCTTGACAAGGCTGGCCCAGACCTGCCAAGTCACCTTGAATACCGTCATGCAAGCAGCGTGGGCGATTGTGCTGCACCGGTACAATCAGGCCGATGACGTCGTATTCGGCGCCGTCGTGTCGGGGAGGCCGCCCGAAATCGAAGGAATTGAGCGCATGGTCGGCCTCTTTATCAATACCGTTCCCGTCCGCGTGCGTCTTCGCAAGGAAGAGGCCTTTTCTTCTCTCGTCCAAAGAGTGCAGCGGGACATGGTGGAAGCGGAAAAATATATGTATCTATCGCTTGCGGACGTGCAGGAGCAGTCGCCGTTAAAGCATCGCCTGCTGGATCATATTATCGCCTATCAGAACTATCCGGCGCAAGCGTCCGATCCGGAAGAAGAGGCGGCGCTGTTGAAGTTTACGATCACGGGCATGCATTCCCGCGAGCAAACGAATTATGATTTTAATTTGACGATTGCGCCCGAGGAAGGGCTGTTCATGATCAATTATAACGCGGCCCTGTATGGCCCCGGCCCGGAGGAGATTCAGGCCATCGCGCAGCATTATATGGCCGTTCTGCGGCAAGCGGCGGCCGATCCGGCGCTGCCCGTAGAAGCAATGGAGCTAGCCGACGGCGAGGAGCGGCGGCTCCTGCTTGAGCTGGCGGCTCTTGAGGGGCATGGCCGGCCGGCGCAGCATACGCTGGATGAATATTTTGAGCGGCAGGCGGCTGCCCGCCCGGAACATGCCGCATTGATTGAAGGCGGAACGAGCATGACCTACGGAGAGCTGAATTCACGGGCGAACCGGCTCGCCCGCCGGCTGCGGCTGAAGGGGGTCCGTCCGAATGTGGTCGTAGGGATGATGACCGGACGCTCGGCCGACATGATCGTCGGCATATTGGCCGTGCTGAAGGCAGGAGGCGCTTATTTGCCCATCGACCCGGCCTATCCCGGCGAGCGGATCGCCTATATGCTGGCCGACTCGGCTGCGGCTCTCCTGTTGAGCGATCGCGCTTCCGCCGCCAGCCGGGCGCTAGCGGATTTCGCCGGAGAAGTCATTCAGATAGAAGAAGAAACCGCGCTGGAATGCGACGATTCGAATCTGGAGCGTCTCGCTGCTCCCTCCGACTTGGCCTATATCATTTATACGTCGGGCTCGACCGGCCAGCCCAAAGGGATTTTGACGGCTCACCGCAATGTCGAGAGAGTAGTAATCGATCCAGGATACATAGATATTTCGCCGGACGACCGGATATTGCAGTTGTCGAACTATGCCTTTGACGGCTCGATCTTCGATATTTTCGGCGCCCTGCTCAACGGCGCTTCGCTGGTGCTGGTTCCGAAGGAGCTCATGCTGGATATGGAGCAGTTGTCGGCGTACATTTCCGCTCAGAACATCACGATGTTTTTTACGACGACGGCTTTGTTCAATACGCTGGTTGAAGTGAACGCTCATGCGCTTCGCGGGCTTCGCCATGTGCTGTTCGGCGGGGAGCAGGTCACGATGTCTTATGTGGACAAGGCGTTCCAGGTGATGGGGCCGGGCAAAATCATTCATGTATACGGCCCGACGGAAAGCACGGTCTTCGCGACTTTCTATGTTGTAGACCGCCTCGCATCGGATAGCCGGACGCTTCCGATCGGCAGTCCGCTGCGGAACACCGGAGCGCTCGTCTTGAACGAGTACGGACGGCTGCAGCCGATCGGCATTCCGGGAGAGCTGTGCATTACCGGCGAAGGCTTGGCGTCCGGGTATGTGAACCGTCCGGAACTGACCGCCGGCCGCTTCGTCCCTTGTCCTTATCTGGATGGGGAGCGGATGTACAAGACGGGGGATTTGGTGCGCTGGCTGCCGGACGGCAAGCTGGAATATATGGGGCGGATCGATCATCAGGTCAAAATCCGCGGCTTCCGGATCGAGCCGGATGAAATTGCCCATAAGCTTTTGCTGCACAAGGCGGTCAAAGAAGCGCTGGTCATCCCTTACAAAGATGAAGCCGGGCATGCCAGCCTCTGCGCTTACCTCGTTCCGGAAGGGGAATGGAGCAGAGCGGATATCCGGGCGCATTTGTCCCGCGCCTTGCCGGATTATATGATTCCCTCCTGCTTCGTGGAGTTGGACCGGTTTCCGCTGACGCCGAACGGAAAAATCGATCGGCGCTTGCTTCCGGAGCCCGATGCTGCTATGCGCGCCGCCGCCGAATATGAGGCTCCCCTTACGGAAGCCGAACAGAAGCTCGCCGGCCTGTGGCAGCAGCTTCTCGGGGTGGAGCGGGTCGGAAGACACGATCATTTCTTCGAGCTGGGAGGGCATTCGCTGAAAGCCACGATGCTGATTGCGCGGACCGCCAAGCTGTTCGAGGCGCCGCTGCCTCTCCAGGAAGTATTCGCCCGGCCGGTGCTGCGCGACATGGCGGCGTTGCTGGACCGGACTCCGCGGCAGCGGTACGAGACGATCCGGCCCGCCGAGCTTCGGGAGCTGTATCCCGCATCTCCGGCCCAGAAGAGGATCTATGTGGCGACCCAATTGGACGGAGCGGATCTCAGCTACAATATGCCTCTTCTGCTCCGAGCGCCTTATCCGCTGGACCGGCAGCGGGTAGAGCGGAGTCTGGAAGCATTGGCGGCGAGGCATGAGAGCCTCCGCACCTGCATCGTGCGTGACGGGGAGGAATTGTTCCTCAGAGTGCTTCCCGGGGTAACGGTTCCGCTCGCTTGCCAGACGGCCGCGGAGGAGGAGGTCCGGCAGATCGCCGCCGGGTGGATTCGGCCCTTCGATTTGCGGGAGGCGCCTCTGCTGAGAGCGGGTCTGATCGAGACCGGCAGCGGGGATTCCTTTTTGTTTTTAGACATGCATCATATCATTTCGGACGGCGTGTCTCTTGATATTTTGCTGCGCGAGTTCGCGCAGCTCTACGACGATCCGCATGCGCCGCTCGATCAACTGCCTGTTCAGTACACAGATTTTGCGGTCTGGCAGCACGAGCAGATGGAGACGGAGCCGATGCGGAAGCAGGAGCGGTACTGGCTCGACCGATTCGCCGGGGACCTTCCCGTTCTGCAGCTTCCGACCGATTTTCCGAGACCTTCCGTGCAGCAGTTTATGGGCGATACGGTAGAGTATGCGTTATCGAGGGACATGACGGAACAATTGAAACGGCATGCCGCCGAGAACGGGACGACCTTATTTTTGCTGCTGCTGGCAATGTACAACGTTTTGCTGCACAAATATTCGGGGCAAGAGGATCTCGTGGTAGGCACGCCGGTTACGGATCGTCCGTTCGCTGAGCTGGAAGGCGTCGTCGGCCTGTTCGTCAATACCGTTCCGGTGCGAAGCTTCCCGCAGCCGGATAACACGTTCGGAGCGTTCCTCGAAGAAATGCAGCGTACCGTAATCGAAGCATACGAGAACCAGGCTTATTCCGCCGATCAGTTGGCGGAGAGCTTGAATCTGCGCAGGGACGTCAGCCGCAGCCCGTTATTCGAGACGATATTCGCGCTGCAAAATGTCATTGAAGATGCCGGGGCAAGCGGGACAATGGGCTGGACTCCCGTCGAAATGGATCATCACGCGGTTCAGTTCGACTTGGCGGTGGAGGCGGCTGAATACGACGGCGCGTTGGTGCTGCGGTTCGAGTATAGCACAAGCCTGTTCGCACGGACGACGATCGAGCGGATGGCCGCGCATTTCGAGCAGATTGTCCGGACGGCGCTGGAGCGGCCGGAGGCGCGCATCGCGGACATCGAGATCGTCACGGACGCGGAGAAGGCGCAGCTGCTGGGCTCGTTCGCCGGCGCGGAGGCGCGTCCCCTGCCGTACCGCACGCTCGCGGAGCAGTTCGAAGCGCAGGCGGAGAAGATGCCGGACGAGCGGGCGGCCGTGTTCCGGGACGATGTTATGACGTACCGGGAGCTGAACAGCCGGGCGAACCGGCTGGCCCATGCGCTGCGCGCCAAGGGAGTCGGGCCGGACGATCGCGTCGGCCTGATGACGGCGCCGTCGTTCGGCACGCTGATTGGCATCGTCGGCATATTGAAGGCCGGCGGCGCTTACGTGCCGATCGACCCCGACTATCCCGCGGAACGGATCGGCGGGATGCTGGAGGACAGCGGCGCCCGGCTGCTGGTGACGCAGCAGGGGCTGCAGGAGGGGGCCGCGAGCTTTGCCGGCGAGGTGCTCCTCCTGGAGGATGTGGAGGCTGCGGCGGCCGAAGCGCTGCGCGAGAGCTGCAGGCACGGTGGCGACCCGCTATCCGAGCCCGGCAACCCGGAGCCGGTGAACGGCCCGGATGATTTGGCCTACGTCATCTATACGTCGGGCTCCACCGGCACGCCCAAGGGCGTCATGATCGAGCACCGCAGCGTGCTGCATCTGGCGGACTGGTTCGGGCACCTGTACGGCTTGGCGCCGGGGCAGAACGTCCTCCACATGACGAGCAGCTCGTTCGACGTCAGCGTGGAAGAGACGCTGGTATCGCTGCTGCACGGGGCGACCGTCGTCATCGCCGAGAAGCCGCATATTTTGGTGAGGGAGCAGTTCATCCCGTTCCTGAACAAGCATCAGATCCATCTGGCGCAGTTCGTGCCGGCCACGCTGCAGGAACTGCTGGCGGGTCAGGCGGAGCAGGCGCCGAGCCTGCGGGCGGTGCTCTGCGGCGGGGAGCGGCTGGATCCGGTCGTCGCGGAGAAAGTGCTGGCCCAAGGGTACCGGCTGTACAACCATTATGGTCCGACGGAGACTACCGTCGACGCGACGCGCTATGCGTGCGTTCCGGAAGGAAAGGCGCTGCTCGGGCGTCCGGTCGAAGGGACGGAGATCCTTGTGCTCGACAGGCACGGGAAGCTGGCACCGATCGGGGTGCTGGGCGAGCTGTGCATCGCGGGAACGGGCCTGGCCCGCGGCTACCTGAACCGCCCGGAGCTGACCGCGGAGAAGTTCGTGCCGCACCCGTACAAGCCGGGCGAGCGGATGTACCGGAGCGGCGACGAGGCGAGATGGCTGCCGGACGGGAACCTGGAGTATCTGGGACGCCTCGATCAGCAGGTGAAGGTGCGCGGTTACCGGATTGAGCCGGGCGAGGTGAGCCACCAGCTGCTCCAGCATCCCGCGGTAAGAGAGGCGCTGGTGACGGCGGATCGCGAGGAGGGAGGGCATGCCTATTTATGCGCCTACCTTGTGACGGAGCGGGAGTGCGCCGTGTCCGACCTAAGGGCCCATTTATCCCGCAGCATGCCGGAATATATGATCCCGTCGTATTTCGTGAAGGTGGAGCAGTTCCCGCTCCTGCCGAACGGGAAGATCGACGTCAAGGCGCTGCCGGCCCCGGATCTCGCGGACGCGGGAGCCGAATATGTGGCGCCCCGCAGCTTCATCGAGGAGACCTTGGCGGCAATATGGCAGGAGGTGCTCGGAGCGGAAAGAGTCGGTGTATACGACCATTTCTTTGAGCTGGGAGGGCACTCGCTGAAGGTAAGGCTGCTTACCGCCCGCATCGAAAAGGAACTGCAGGTCGACATCCCGCTCAAAGAAGTATTCGCCCGCCCGGTTCTGGAGCATTTGGCGGCATACGTTCAAGAAGCGCAGCGGCACAAGCGCCTCGAGATTACGCCGGCCGGACCGCGGGAGCATTACCCGGCTTCCTCGGCCCAACAACGCATGTACGCCGTCAGTCATCTCCGGGAAGCGCGTCTCAGCTACAACATGCCGATGGCCTTTCGGATGAAGGAGCGGCTGGAGCTTTCCAAGGTGGAAAGCGCGGTGCAGCTGCTGGCTGACCGGCATGAGAGCCTCCGGACGTCTTTCCATATGATCGGCGAGGAACTGGTCCAGCGTATTGCGCCGCATGTCCGGATTCCGGTGCATTACTGGGAATGCCAGGACGAGTCGGAGGCGGAGCAGCTGCTTGCGAGTTGGATCCAGCCTTTTGATTTAGGGCAGGCCCCTCTGTTCCGGGCTGGATTGATCCATATGCGAAGCGGCGGCGATCTTCTGCTGCTGGATATGCATCATATGATTTCGGACGGGAGGTCGATCGACACTCTGCTTGAAGAATTCGCCTTGATTTGCGCCGATCAGCAGGAGCAGCTCCTTCCGCTGCCGGTGCAGTACAAAGATTTTGCCGTATGGCAGCATGAGCGGATGAATCCGGAGCAGATGGCGGAGCATGAGCGGTTCTGGCTGGACTCGTTCGCGGGGGATATTCCGGTCCTGCAGCTTCCGGCCGATCGGCCAAGACCGCCCCTGCAGCAATTCGAAGGGGAGGTCGTCACGGCGGAGCTGCCTCCCGAGCTGACGGCAAGCATCAAGCGGCTCTCCGCGGCATGCGGAGCGACGGTCTTTATGACGCTGCTTGCCGCCTACAACGTCCTGCTGTCCAAATATAGCGGGCAGGAGGATATCGTCATTGGAACGCCGGTATCGGGAAGGCCGCAAGCGGAGCTGGAGCAGGTGGTCGGAATGTTCGTGGATATGCTGCCGATCCGCAGCCGCCCGCAAGCCGATCTGACCTTCCGAAGCTATGTGGAAGACGTGAAAGACCGCGTTCTTCTCGCCCTCGAGCATCAAGAGTATCCTTTGCACGAGTGGTTCGACAAGCTGGCCTTGCGGCGGGACGGAAGCCGCAATCCGCTGTTCGATACGGTCTTTTCCTTTGCGGCCGGGGGCGGAGCTTCTTCCTTCGCGGGAACTCCCGCAGCCTTGGAGTGGAAGGTGTCCAAGTTCGATTTGACACTGGAAGCCGTGGAAGAGAAGGATGGGATTCACCTGCATTTTGAATACAGCGCGAGCCTGTTCGATCACGGGACGATCGAGCGCATGGCCCGGCACTTTATCCAGCTGGTCTCCGTCATGACTGAGTTCCCTGACCGGAAGCTGGCGGACGCGGAGATGATAAGCGAGGAAGAACGGGCGGAGCTGGATTCGTTCAATCGGACCTGGACCGAATACCCTGCCGGGCGGACGGTCCAGGAGCTGTTCGAGGAACAGGCGGAAAGAGCGCCTGAGCAGACGGCGGCGGTATTTGGGGACCGCTTCCTGACTTACCGCGAATTGAACAACAAAGCCAACCGCCTCGCCCGGGTGCTGCGCTCCAAAGGCGTCGTTCCCGATCAGCCCGTCGGCCTGAAGGCCGGACCTTCTCTGGAAATGCTGATCGGCATTCTCGGCATTATGAAGGCGGGCGGAGCCTATGTTCCGATCGATCCAGGTTACCCGGCGGAGCGGATCCGGCACATGCTGAACGACAGCGGCGCCCGCATTCTTTTGACCGAAGCGGGGGAAGACGGCGGAGGCTCATGCGAGACGATCGGCTTGACGCCTTTCCTGCAGCATGAAGGGGAGAGCTCCAACCCCGAAGCCGCGAGCGGCCCGGAGCATCTGGCCTATATCGTGTACACCTCCGGATCGACCGGCGTTCCGAAGGGCGTCATGATCGAGCAGCGATCGCTCGTCAATCTCGTATATTGGCATAACCGGACTTTCCGGATTACTAGCGGCGATAGAAGCGCCAAATTTGCCGGCGTCGGGTTTGACGCTTCGGTATGGGAGATATTCCCTTACCTGATCGCGGGCTCCGCGATCCATCTGATCGATGAAGCGACTCGGAAAAATATTTACCTGCTCAATGAGCACCTGGAGACCCATAGCATCAGCGTGTGCTTTTTGCCGACCGCCCTATGCGAGCAGTTCATCCGGATCGAGAACCGGTCTTTGCGCCTGCTTCTCACCGGGGGAGAAAAGATGCATAGCGCTCCCGAGCATACGGCGTATACATTGGTCAACAATTACGGGCCTACCGAGAACACCGTCGTCACGACGAGCGTCGAGATTCGGGACAAGTCGGAGCGGATACCGATCGGCAGACCGATTCATAACTGCCAGATCTACATTATGGATCGGCATATGCGCCCGCAGCCGATCGGAATTCCCGGCGAAATCTGCATTGCCGGAGCCGGATTGGCCAGAGGCTATATGAACCTGCCGGAGCTTAACGCGGAGAGGTTTGTCGCTCATCCTTCCGTACCTGGAGCAAAGATGTACAGAAGCGGAGACATCGGGCGCTGGCTGCCGGATGGTACGGTGGAATTCCTGGGAAGGCAGGACAATCAGGTCAAAGTCAGGGGGCACCGCATCGAGCCAGGGGAGATCACGCGCCAACTGATGCGGATACCTGCCATCCGGGAGGCGACCGTCGTTGCCCGAGAAGACGGGCAGCGGCAAACCTACTTGTGCGCTTATTTTAGCGCCGTGCAGCCAATGGATATCCCTAAGCTGCGCTCCACGTTGGCGGATGTACTGCCGGAATATTGCATTCCCGCTTTCCTCGTGCAGGTGAAGGAGATTCCGGTTACCGCGAATGGCAAGATCGATCATCAGGCCTTGCCGGAGCCATACGAGTTTCTGTCCGGATCGGCACCGTTCGCCGCCCCGCACAATGCAGTCGAGCGGGAGCTCCGGGACATCTGGTCCGCGGTATTGGACATTCCGGCGGATTCGATCAGCGTGAGAGACAGCTTTTTAGAGCTGGGCGGGAACTCAATTAATATATTGAAGCTGTTGTCGATGTCGGTCTCCAAGCAATGGAACGTGTCCATCCAGGATTATTTTGAGCTGAAAACGATTGAAAATATTGCCCGGAAAATAATGGAGCCATCGCGATCGATAAGCCTCGACGCACCGGAGTTCCGGATCGACTTGAAGCAAATGGCGAAGAAGAGACGGCCTCTTCCGCTGACTGAAGGAAGCCGCGTCTTGTTGACGGGCGCTACCGGGTTCCTCGGCATTCATCTGTTGGACGACATGCTGGAGCAGACGGAGAGCGTCATCTGCTGCCTTGTCCGCGGCAGCGATCAAGCGGCGGCGGAGGCGAGGCTGCTGGAAGCCGTCGGCTATTACCATCCCGATAAATTCTCCCGCTATGCAGCGGCATTGGGAGAGCGAATCCTCGTCATCAACGGGGATATTACGCTCGAACGGATGGGACTGACTCCTTCGGAATACGCCGATTTGGAGCGCGGCATTGACCAGATCGTCCATGCGGCCGCCATGACCAAGCATTTCGGAGACTACCGGGAATTCGAACAATTTAATATCGGCGGCACCGAAGCGGTTCTTCGACTGGCGGCTGCCGGGAAGCGGCTGCACTATATTTCAACGATGAGTGTGAGCGGCCATGTGGCGCAAGGGGAAGGGGAAGTCAGTTTCCGCGAGGATGATTACTTTATCGGGCAAGAGTTTACGGACAATGTGTATGTGAAAAGCAAGTTCCTGGCGGAAGGGCTTGTCTTGAATGCGATTCGGGAGGAACGGGTCGATGCGAGTGTCTACCGCGTGGGGCTGATTACGGGAAGACAAGCTGATGGGCTGGTCCAAAGCAATATTGCCGACAATGCCTTCACGAATACGCTGGAAACGATCTTTAGGCTGGGAGCGGTGTCGGAAGACATCCATAAGGAGCAGATCGATTTTTCGCCGGTCGATAGGTGCAGTGCCGCTATTCTGGCTCTGATTCAATCGGCTTCGGAACAGCCGGGCATTCCGGTATACCATATCTATAACCCTCACAAAATGACGATTCCGCAGTTTTTCCGATTGGCCGGAATCGAGATTGGGGTCATGGCCAACGAGCGGTATGACGAATGGATCGCTTCCGTATCCGATGACCGGGAACGCTTTGAGGATTTGATGGGCTTTATGTACTATAACGTGGAGATTCGGGAGGAGTACCAGGCTCTGGTGCGCACGGACTCCGCTTATACCCAGGCTTGCCTGGAAGAAGGCGGCTTTACGTGGGCGCCTCCTGCCGAGGCGTATGCCCGCAAGCTGATGCAGCAGTTGAGGAATAAAGGTTATTTTATGCCCCGGCAGAAGGAGGGGGCCATTTCCTAA